Part of the Oncorhynchus masou masou isolate Uvic2021 chromosome 24, UVic_Omas_1.1, whole genome shotgun sequence genome is shown below.
AGTCCTCATGGAACATTGGACCCCACAAAAAAATAGCCTAGTCTGAGATGTGTTTTTTTTGCTTGCCGTGACAATCTACAtcggagttggcaagacagcacaaacagatgtgGGCCCAGGCTACACAAACACACCTTTGATGACAATGTGCTTGGCCTCTGCTTCCCACTGCACTGTGCTTTCATAGATCTGAGAGCCCATCAATTAACTGCCTCTTCTGTGTCTTGTTCAGGTTAATGATAATCTATGATGGCAGGCCTGGCTTTAAAGGGACCAGCTTGTTGCACTGTTTATCTCAGTCGAGGGTCTCTGAGATAATGTTCAAGTGCACAAGAAGATAGCGAGGATGCTATTTAGATAAGAAAATGTATTATTTCTCGAGATAAAGCTCACTGATTATGCTATTGTGTATAATCTCACTCTAATGTGATTGTAGTGGGGATATTTTTATTGCCTTGTCCCAGCTGGCAAAAGTGATTGAAATGACATCATGTCAACCAACTTTGGATGCTGGGTTAGCTTCAACTACAAGGCAAATTCAAATCAACATAGTTGAATGGCATTCATGTTTTTTCTGATAGTGCTTCTGATCCCATCCTTTGATGACCATTCCTgatcttctcttccttctcttcctcaggTCTTAGGAAACAGATAACAACAGGGatcccaacccccccccccaacatgcCGGAGCAGAGTAATGACTACCGTGTTGTGGTGTTTGGGGCTGGCGGTGTGGGCAAGAGCTCCTTGGTCCTTCGCTTTGTCAAGGGAACCTTCCGGGACACCTACATCCCCACCGTGGAGGACACCTACCGCCAGGTGATCAGCTGTGACAAGAGTGTGTGCACCCTCCAGATCACCGACACCACAGGCAGCCACCAGTTCCCCGCCATGCAGCGCCTGTCCATCTCCAAGGGCCACGCCTTCATCCTGGTCTACTCCGTCACCAGCCGCCAGTCTCTGGAGGAGCTCAAGCCCATCTACCAGCAGGTGCTGGCCATCAAGGGCAGCGTGGACGCCATCCCAGTCATGCTGGTGGGCAACAAGAGCGATGAGACCCAGCGTGAAGTGGAGACCAAGGAGGGTGAGGCGCAAGCGACAGCATGGAAGTGTGCCTTCATGGAAACCTCAGCCAAGATGAACTGCAACGTCAAGGAGCTCTTCCAGGAGCTGCTCACACTGGAGAAGAAGAGGAACATGAGTCTGAGCGTCGACGGCAAGCGCTCCGGCAAGCAGAAGCATGCCGACAAGCTTAAGGGCAAGTGCAGCATCatgtagggagggagagatgatgcCTGACCACTAGGAGGAAAGACAGAGGTTGGGGAGGGTAGCGGTGGTGGAAAGGGTGGGCGTTCTTGAAGAGACTCACTTCAAGGAATGGAGGGAAGGTTGAGGTGGGGGTCGTCTGAGAGGGATTTTGTTATCCTGAAAgaggcaaccccccccccccttactttATACCACTGCCCCATCTCCACCTTTCCCCCACTCTGCTCATACCATTAACCAGGAATCGCCCCTAGGGCACAGTCACCCCGTCTGTCTCACTGGTTTTGATTTGGAGGTTTGCCTCTCCATCAAAAAATGTATGCCACTGAAGGCCCGAATAGAAAAGTTTGGGACACAGGAGTCAAGTTCTAAGAGAAGGTCAAATATTGATGCATCTCTGCTGTGATGGGAAAAAGGAAAGAATATGGAGCCCTGAGAATTCATATCCTGTTCAGGTTATAATGACAAAAAGGAGGAACTCCCGACACAGTGCCCATTTCAATATTATTCACTCCACGTACACCCTATTTTCCCTATAGCTGTCTGTCTCCTGCTAATATGAGATAGCCACTTGACTCTTATGATTGtgaaagggaatagggtggattTGCGGGAGATGAGAGTGTATCAAGTTTAATGTGAAAGTAATGGAAACATGACTTTCGTCAATTCAAGTCCATTTCCATAAGCACAAGTTGGACTTTCACCCTTCAGTTTCTCTGTATCTACCTGGTAATTGGATGGGAGTTGAGAACTAGACATTGTCATCAATAAagagctctattcaatctgtatagCGGAAGTTCAGCGTTACAGCATATTTGAAATTTAGAGGCAATGTTCTTGTGTTagaggagactgcattcacggtaaacgctgcatgcagtgcattcggaaagtattcagaccccttgactttttccacattttgttttacgttacagccttattttaaaatggatggaaaaaaatattcataaatcttcacacaatgccccataatgacaaagcaaaaacagatttttagaaatgcttgcaaataaattactttttttctttctaagaacctgttttcactttgaccttatggggcattgtgtgtagattgatgaggatttgtatttatgtaatccattttaaaataaggctgtaatgtaacaaaatgtggaaaaagggaaggggtctgaatacattccgaatgcactgtatgttggctcaatcggaaatgacctttacatttctatcgcTGCAGCGAAACAGATTGAATAGAGTTGTTGACGGAAAGTTATTTGTTCATTAAACAGTGTTTTCTGACatttttcagaccccttgactttttccaccttttgttacgttactaccgtattcaaacatttaaaacaggtttttagaaattttagcagttcttaaaaataaaaagctgaaatatcacatttacataactatttgGACCTGAAGCACCTATGTGAGCAattacagtcttgagtcttcttgggtatgacgctacaagcttggcacacctgcatttggggagtttctcccattcttttgtgtagatcctctcaagctctgtcgctgcacagctattttcaggtatctccagagatgtttgatcgggttcaagtccgggctctggctgggccactgaaggacattcagaaacttgtccagaagccagtcctgcattttcttggctgtgtgcttagggttgttgtcctgttagaaggtgaaccttcaccccagtcggaggtcctgagcgctctggagcaggttttcatcagggctctctctgtactttgctccgttcatctttccctcggtcttgactagtctcccagtccctgccgctgaaaaacatccccacagcatgatgctgccgccaccatgcttcactgtaaggatggcgccagatttcctccaggtgtaacgtttggcattcaggccaaagagttcaatcttggtttcagcagactagagaatcttgtttctcatggtctgagagtatttaggtgccttttggaaaactccaagcgggctgtgccttttactgaggagtggcttccgtctggccaccataaaggcctggttgatggagtgatgcagagatgattgtccttctagaagattctcccatctccacagaggaactctggatccccttcagagtgaccatcgggttcttggtcacctccctgaccaaggcccttcttcttagatttctcagtttggccgggtggctcgctctaggaagaatctaggtggttccaaacttcttccatttaagaatgatggaggccactgtgttcttggggaccttcaatgctgcagaagtgttttggtgtccttccctagatctgtgcttcTAAACAATCCTGTCTCCGAGCACTATGGACAATCccctcgacctcatggcttaatttctgctctgtcaactgtgggaccttatatagacaggtgtgtgcctttccaaatcatgtccaatcaattgaatttaccacaggtggactccaatcaagtcgtataaacatctcaaggatgatcaatggaaacagggtgcaccggagctcaattttgagtctcatagcatagATTCTGAATAATTACGTAAATATATTtttcattttaattacatttgctaaaatctctaaaaacctgtttttgctcggtcattatggggtattgtgtgtagattgaggaggaaaatatataaatatcaattttagaataaggctgtaacgtaacaaaatgtggaaaaagttaaagtctctgaatactttccgaatgcactgtatattacagGTGCAGGTTAGGCCTATCAGTGGTTGCTAATTAACGTTAGCATGTGTAGTAATACAAATATAGGAAATATAGCTGCAAGTGGTCTCTGCATTTTGCTGTACATTTGAAATGCCTTTCCTACCAGTTGACTTGACATTTTGCATCATTTCAACATTTAAGTGAGCTTTAGCCAAACAAAgcacaaacaaacaacaaaagcAACAAGCAGTCAAAGCATGTtcgaaatgtaaatgtttttgaaGAAATGTAATGAATCTCTATAGCACAAATATTTGGACCCTCATATCATTAAATTAGGTGTCTATATCAATGTTGATCACATTATATGCCTATCTTCTgttaatatactgtataatatactgtaattAATATATTTTATGCTCCAAATGCTCATATTGTCTTGCTTTGCCTCTCCTCCCTATTGAATATTTGTTGCAATCCACAAATCACATGGCATTGCTTTAGCAATATGACTGCACTTTGAGGATCTGGAGCACAGTGACATTTGATCTTTTGGTAAACCCTTTGACGTGCTCTGGATGAATCATTTCACTTGAGGGGATTTTGCAATTTGAATCATATAAAGGAACTGCCAAATAAAGACAACTAAATGTACATATAATTGTTAATTGGTAAATTTACACGCACACTGTTACATGCAAGGTCTAaagcagtgatgtagtggtaataaAATGGGTGGGTAAACTCTGATTGCCAGAGTTGCAGTGAGAAAAGTAACTCTCCCTATATTTTCAATGCATTTTTCCCCAAAAGGCGGGCAAACTGTGGGTAAAAAGTGGGTAACAAGTGGGTAAACTGTGGGTAAACTGCCTTTacactccactacaccactagttTAAAGAATGAGTCCTGCAGGAGTAAGTACATGATCATTTTACTTGGAGAAATACTTGTTCTTAGGTGTGCTGTACCATTTCATTCCATGCCTAATATGAATAGAATGATAGAACATTTATCCAACACTTACCCCTCATCCCAATAGATGTCCCTATCTTTACAACAGCCTGACTGTTTGGTATTCAGTTAGTTCCCAGAAAGAAAATTACATTGTCATTCCTGTACATGCTCACTATTTCCTCCCAGACAGTGTTGCTATAACGGCACCATGATTACATTGTAGATGTTATTCTACTCCGTCTGAATACTGACTTGTCGTGTCATGCATTATTGAAGCTTAGGGAGGTTCTGTGCAGCAGCTgcagctggatggatggatgatggctACCGAACAAGCTGTCTTCTTCATTGATTGGCTAGCGGCGAAAAAGCCCACGAGTCCGGCGGTTGGAAGGAGCAGGCTGAAATCAATGGGGAGATTTGCTCGGAGGATTGGACAGGTTGCAGGGCGACAGTGTTTGATCACTGCAGAGAACAAGTACGAGCTGCCATCGGGATGCTTACTAAgtagagggcaggagagagagaggaagaaggcaACAGACAGCTATAAGGGGATTACACACGGCCAATGGGCCATAGTAGTAGCCTATCCAGgaggacatttacatttacatttaagtcatttagcctgatgtgtacactacagtatacaggGTTACAGAGTGTCACTGTTTCACCAACAGATACAGATTCAAGGCTGTCGTACCCTATCATTAGCAACACATGACTGACTCCAATGTGCTCTGACTGGGGAAGGGTCAAGAAGAGATGTTCCCCATGACATTTCTCAGTGTTGCTTTATATTAATGCCATCATCCAGAGATACAATGTTATGGACAGAGGAGTAACACCTAAATGTAGCTacttctgtatttatttattttgatttgatcagatcagatcagatgaTGAGATCCTTTTCAGGGCATGACAAAAATAGCATTCTTCCTGCCCTGCGAGAGAGTCCTTATTGTACATATCAGAGAGAGGCATGTTCGTTCTATGTAGCATATATCGTAACGCGCCGCTGTATTTCTGGGTGAGAATGACACCACATCCAGGTCACACACCACACAGGATCGGGAGTGATTTATGCTTTCAAAATTGTACAATCTCATACAATTTTCTATCGTAATCTTTTTACGGATTTAGGATGCTTGACACCTTGAGTTTCCAATATTATAGATGTTTCCACTATACAACAAGGTGCTTCATTTATCAACAATCAGCTATAATTTTTCATTTAGTCATTCTTGGCCGCCATTTTTGCTATTTGTCACTGTAGTAATATTTTTTGGGGGAGAGATGTCTCACATTTGTGTGATCCCTCATTAAACTCTTGCCTAAAAATGAGTAGTCCTTCAATTCCTGCTGACAAATGACTGTGCAGTGACTAAAACAGTAATTTGCAGATTGCACAAAATATGGAGCCAGCATCCGTTGACTGTTTTATCAAAAccgtatttaaaaaaaacaataataatatatatattttttatccccCTATTACTTATTTACCCTACCACAACAACGGCACTTCTTCTACTGCTATTTACAGCCACAGACTAACCCATCTTACCCAGTACACTACCATTTTACCATTTCCTTTTGTAATACATCCTATTTGACTGTGATGTATTACGAGGGTCTTACACCTCTCTATTTAAAAAGGTGGGTAAAACTGCCTTTACTTGCGTTTacactccactacaccactagttTGAAGAATGAGTCCCCCCCTACTCTCCTAACAGTACTGTTTGTAGGTCCATCTGAACACAGTCATTATGACCTAAAAAACATTCCTGGACTTTAGTCGGGCCTGGCTCCACGATGGGACAAAAGTGTGCTTAGCCCCCCTCAGTTGAAACTTGTGCCCCCTCAGTTTTAGTTTTATTTACAAAAAGTTCAAACGATTGAGTGACAGGTTGGCGCAAAATCTTTATCTCCGCTACACAGTGTCAACACAATGGACAGAGCGTGCCGCCGTGTGTGTTGGGAGGCTGTGGAAACCCACTGGGCTGGTTATGTAGGACTCATTTGGGTTTCCATAAAAAAAGTGGGGGGGGGAAACGCTTCATCTGTGGTAGGCTAAGTGAATAACGTGATATGCCTCCAGGTGGGGTCAAGTTTACTGTTGAAGCTGCTTCACTCAACCCTGCCTCACTCTCCACCACTACAGAGTTCAGTTAGCTAGCTTCTTAGCTAGCTGTAAAAAGCCTACTCACTCTTCCACAAGCGCTGCCAGGATAATGGCGCTACAACCCCTTCCACCTCCGACTGTTCCTGACGATCTTAGAACAGAGGAGCCAGCCCAGGTTAGCCTAGAATCCAAACTTAGCCACAGAGGTTAATAGGAAGAGAGTGGCTGGAATACTTGGTTACTGCAGATACTGCATTTGGTTGGGTCCAATGCTAATGCAGACAAGGCCTTCACAAAGAGCTGGGTATTCTAAATTGAAGCATGCTATTGATAGTACCAAGGGATTCGCTAGACACGCATCAAGCAAAGAGCATTTAAAATGCACTGCACTGTGGAAAGAAAGAGTTTGAAGTACTATGGTAACATTGGTGTCAACACTTGTTAGCTGACAAGAAATCATATGTATTTTGTCGGTGATTGTGGAAATGAGTGAGTTCCTTGTTTCAAACCAGCAACCATTGAGGGGGACATTAGATGCAATAGAGTTAAGAGGGGATGAGGGTAGTGGAGTTTTTCTGTCTGTGATGGAATATACTCTTTGAAAAAACAAGGAACTTGCCAAGGTGTTCAGCACCATACCCCACAATGCACATACGCGTCGCACAATATTCAAAATGAAATCCTAGGCCGCATGAGTGGGGAGTCCATAGCTACATGCGAGAACTAATTTTCCATTTTAACAAATGTGTTCAGTCAACACAGAAGAAGCATGCTACACCCGAGGAAAGCTCAACTAATCCCATTGGCACTTGAGGGGGATCTTACAAGAAGATTTCAGGGAGAATGCAATGATCTATCACTCAGGAAGTTCCACAGAACATTAAGAGGCTGCAAATCTTCTAGAAAGGTAAGAAACAATCTAGCTGGTGATTTTGTTCAAAACCTTGGTGGTATAGCCAGTAGCGTTGTTTCAGCAAAAATGTAGGGTATGGAATGGCAAAATACATTCCTTAGTCAGACTAGGTTTTCAAAGGCATTGCTTTAGTATGTAGGGCGCTGACCATGGTGCCGATAGAGCACAGAGGAGATTTCCCGCCAACCTGTCACTTCTTGGTCAAAAGCACTCAATGGTATGGAAGTCCACAGAGGATATATGAATAAGAAAATAGTACACTCGTTACGTCGAGATCACAACTTATTTATCTCACGATCACTACATGACAAAAGTTGTTTGGTCATGATCACAAGATCATTTTCTTGTGATCACGACATAACAAAAGTACCACGCATCATCCATTAAATTTGTTCAGATGCACTGAAATGCAGCTCTGTTTCTCAGGCTGCATGCCGCCCCCAAGACTTGGCTAATCTTgtgagctagctagttagctcagTAGTCTTGTTAGTTAGAAAGCTAGCTTGTTATTCATGCTGGTTGTTAGCTTGCATCACTGATATGTGTATAATTATAAGGGACACTTCATTTTTTGTGGATAATAGTTACATTTACAGTGGGTAAGCTCCATTCCTGACAGGCTGATCAGATTCAATTTCAGCCTCAGAGGCTGATAAATCAGGGTACTGCCTTGTAGGCCGTTTTATGGTTAAGGCTCTTTGCAGGCAGATTAGCTGTCAAAGTGCTACCTGATCCAGGGGGCGAGTTCTATTCCTGGCTGGCTGATCAGATTCAATATCATCCTCAGAGGCTAATATCTACAGcacccagtgtcacaggaaggccaagaagatcatcaaggacctcagccacccggcctgttcactccgctaccatccagaaggcgaggtcagtacaggtgcatcaaagctgggaccgagagattatggcgctgacagagatggtcgcctcactTCAGGTCCTTACAAAACTATGCAGTTATTTGTTTTTTTGtactatttcttacattgttagcccataAAATCTCAAGTGTATTACGTACAGTCGGGAAGAACTATTGAATATAAAAGAGATGTCAACTTACCATCATTATGACCAAGAATACGTCTTTCCCAAAGCGGAGCCTTTGTtcggacctccaccctggacatgcGATCTTATCCCAGAGGCCAACCCAAAACAAGGTGGATGCCGCAGGAGAGGCAGCCGGAGCGGCCTACTGGTCAGACTCAGAAGGCGAGCACACTGTCCTCCGCTTCCTAGCACATTACTCAccaatgtccaatctctagataacaaggtggaCGAAATTAGGGCACGAGTTGCCTTCAAGGGAGACATCacagattgtaacattctctgtttcactgtAACGTGGCTCACTTGGGATACGTTGTCAGAGTCGatacagccacccggtttcttcacgcatcgcgcctacagaaacaaacatctctctggtaagaagaagggcgggggtgtatgccttatgattaactcatggtgtaatcacaacaacatacaggaactcaagtccttttgttcacctgacctagaactccttacaatcaaatgccgaccgcattatcttccaagagaattctctttgattatagtcacagatgtgtatatcccccccaagcagataccTCGTCGGCCCTGAAataacttcactggactctatgttaACTGAAAACCTTAcatccggaggctgcatttattgtagctggggactttaacaAAGCTAACCTAAGAGCAATACTCCCtcaattctatcagcatatcgaatgcgcaaCACGAGCTGGCAGAATTCTGGATCACTGCTACTCGAACTTCCGCAATGCATTCAAAGCCCTCCCGCGCCCTGCCTTCGGCAAATCTGAATCCATTTTGTTACTCCCAGAAACTGggaactaaaacaggaaacgcccgtgctcaaTGCTGGTCTAACCAATCagattccatgcttcaagatttcTTTGATGATATGATCCGGATAGCGTCATACAAaaacattgatgtatacactgactcggtaagcgagtttattagcaagtgcatcgctGTGACAATTAAatccttccctaaccagaaacagtGGATTAATGGCAgaattcacgcaaaactgaaagtgcgaaccaccacttttaatcatggcaaggcgaccggaaacatgaccgaatacaaacagtctAGCTATTCCCTcctcaaggcaatcaaacaagcaacgcgtcagtatagagacaaagtagtcgCAATTTAACGGCTCaaacatgagacgtatgtggcagggtctacagtcaatcatggattctGAAAAGAAAACTAGCCCTGTCGCGGACATCGatatcttgctcccagacaaattaaacaacttctttgctcactttgaggacaatacagtgccactgacacggctcACTACGAAAGCCTTTGGGCTTTCCatggccaatgtgagtaaaacttttaaacgtgttaaccctagcAAGGCTGCCagtcccagacggcatccctagccgcatcctcagagcatgcacagaccagctggctggtgtgtttacggacatattcaaccaaTCTCTAtctcagtctgttgtccccacatgcttcaagatggccaccattgttcctgttcccaagaaagctaaggtaactgaacaaaatgactatcgccccattgcactcacttctgtcatcatgaagtgctttgagagactagtcaagggtcatatcacctccaccctacctgataccctagacccactccaatttgcttacctccccaataggtccactgacgatgcaatcgccatcacacctCACACTGcacctatcccatctggacaagaggaatacctatgtaaaaatgctgttcattgactacagctcagcatttaacagcatagtaccctccaaactcgtcattaagctcgagaacctgtgtctcaaccccgccctgtgcaactgggtcctggactttgacaggccgcccccaggtggtgaaggtaggaaacaaacatctccaccccgctgatcctcaacactgccctctcctatactccctgttctaCCATGACTGTGTGAccatgcacgcttccaactcaatcatcaagtttgcagaagacactacagtggtaggcctgattaccaacaatgacgagacagcttccagggaggaggtgagggccctgagtgtggtgtcaggaagataacttctcactcaacatcaacaaaacaaaggggatgatcatggactacaggaaacaacagagggagcacccctgtttaaaggcacagtctacttagtatgtaaacttctgacccactggaattgtgatacagtgaattataagtgaaataatctgtctataaacaattgctggaaaaattacttgtgtcatgcgcaaagtagatgtcctgaccgacttgccacaactatagtttgttaacaaatttgtggagtggttgaaaaatgttaAGTATATGTAAgttaagtatatgtaaacttccgacttcaactgtgtgtgtattgctcatctcatatgtatttactgtattctataccatctactgtatcttgcctatgccgcatgcCATTactcatatatttatatgtacatattctattcatccctttacatttgtgtgtatttgtgtggataaggtagttgttgtgaatttgttagattacttgttagatgttactgcatagtaggaactagaagcacaagcattttgctacacttgcattaacatctgctaaccatgtgtttgtgaccaatgaaatttgatttgatttgagtcactgaaaaacagcttttatctccaggccatcagaatgttaaatagttcccactagccggcctccacctaGTACCATGCCCTGAACTTACAGTAGTCCCTGTCACTTGCCgtctaccacccggttactccaccatgcaccttagaggctgctgccctatgttcATAGTCATGGagcactggtcactttaataatgtttacatactgttttacccacttcatatgtatatactgtattctagtcaaggcctatAATACttaactattgctgt
Proteins encoded:
- the LOC135512628 gene encoding GTP-binding protein Di-Ras1-like, translating into MPEQSNDYRVVVFGAGGVGKSSLVLRFVKGTFRDTYIPTVEDTYRQVISCDKSVCTLQITDTTGSHQFPAMQRLSISKGHAFILVYSVTSRQSLEELKPIYQQVLAIKGSVDAIPVMLVGNKSDETQREVETKEGEAQATAWKCAFMETSAKMNCNVKELFQELLTLEKKRNMSLSVDGKRSGKQKHADKLKGKCSIM